A stretch of Penaeus vannamei isolate JL-2024 chromosome 18, ASM4276789v1, whole genome shotgun sequence DNA encodes these proteins:
- the LOC113828570 gene encoding uncharacterized protein yields MGLRSRESAVWGLGLTLLCVGVGVLGHGRLMYPPSRSSAWRLGFDTPQNYNDNELFCGGFGIQYGQNGGKCGVCGDNWADPQPRDNEAGGTYGTGLITANFTKGQVITVEIDLTTSHIGHFEFRLCVNNAPDKIITDECLDEHLLQLADGSGPFFTVPDFNEAYFYIDMKLPDDVECFQCVLQWHYQTGNSWGDCGNGTTGLGCGDQEVFRGCSDIGIYA; encoded by the exons ATGGGTCTCCGTTCTCGCGAATCGGCAGTATGGGGACTTGGCCTGACCTTGCTCTGCGTGGGCGTCGGGGTCCTGGGTCACGGGCGGCTGATGTACCCGCCGAGCAGGTCGTCGGCTTGGAGGCTCGGCTTCGACACCCCGCAGAACTACAACGACAACGAGCTCTTCTGTGGGGGCTTCGGG ATCCAGTACGGGCAGAACGGCGGCAAGTGCGGCGTCTGCGGCGACAACTGGGCCGACCCGCAACCCCGCGACAACGAGGCTGGCGGAACGTACGGAACGGGGCTCATCACCGCTAATTTCACCAAGGGACAG GTAATCACAGTCGAAATAGACTTAACCACTAGCCACATCGGACACTTCGAGTTCCGTCTCTGCGTCAACAATGCCCCGGACAAAATCATAACGGACGAGTGTTTGGACGAGCACCTCCTCCAGCTGGCTGACGGTTCGGGACCCTTCTTCACCGTGCCAGACTTC AATGAAGCTTACTTTTACATCGATATGAAGCTTCCTGATGACGTGGAGTGCTTCCAATGTGTTCTTCAGTGGCATTACCAAACAG GGAATTCGTGGGGAGACTGCGGTAATGGCACAACAGGCTTGGGTTGCGGCGACCAAGAAGTATTCAGAGGCTGCTCTGATATCGGAATCTATGCTTAA
- the LOC138864732 gene encoding uncharacterized protein produces the protein MGVRGSAWAVALGVLAFLARVEGHGRMNFPAGRSTAWRHGFGTPVNYNDDELNCGGLGTQYEQNGGKCGVCGDNWADPQPRDNEAGGTYGTGLIVANFAKGQEVDVEIELTTTHQGYFELRLCVNNDPDKIISDACLDEHLLELADGSGTKYPIATENDWIYVTARVKLPEDVVCTQCVLQWHYRGGNNWGECGDGTEGLGCGDQEIFRACADISIS, from the exons ATGGGCGTGCGAGGTTCTGCGTGGGCTGTGGCCTTGGGCGTGTTGGCCTTCCTAGCACGGGTGGAGGGCCACGGGCGTATGAATTTTCCAGCTGGAAGGTCAACTGCCTGGAGACACGGCTTCGGCACGCCAGTCAACTATAACGACGATGAACTCAACTGCGGCGGCCTGGGG ACACAATACGAGCAGAACGGCGGCAAGTGCGGCGTCTGCGGCGACAACTGGGCCGACCCGCAACCCCGCGACAACGAGGCTGGCGGAACGTACGGGACGGGGCTCATCGTCGCTAATTTCGCCAAGGGACAG GAAGTGGACGTCGAGATCGAACTGACGACGACCCACCAAGGCTACTTCGAGCTGCGTCTCTGCGTGAACAACGACCCGGATAAGATCATCAGCGACGCCTGCCTGGACGAGCACCTCCTCGAACTGGCCGACGGATCAGGCACCAAGTATCCGATTGCGACGGAGAAC GACTGGATCTACGTGACGGCGAGAGTGAAGCTCCCTGAGGACGTCGTATGCACTCAGTGTGTGCTTCAGTGGCACTACAGGGGAG gCAACAACTGGGGAGAATGCGGCGACGGCACCGAAGGCTTGGGCTGCGGTGACCAAGAGATCTTCCGCGCATGCGCCGACATCAGTATTTCCTAA